The Clostridiales bacterium genome includes a window with the following:
- a CDS encoding AAA family ATPase gives MKRLFVNEIRFSKDEVDSNIYPFNIKCLRGFEKLRIDSPVTFFCGENGAGKSTLIEGIAIALGLNPEGGSDNMQFSNYDDYSDLYKYLTISKFGVPKTKFFLRAESFYNVATDISKNGDLVYTTYGGEDLHLCSHGESFLKLVEHRFWDNGLYILDEPESALSPQSQMTLLCYINDLVKRGSQFIIATHSPILLSYERAQIIEVSKEIKEIKYEDTEAYQIYKYFLNNPSRMQKALFEG, from the coding sequence ATGAAAAGGCTGTTTGTGAATGAAATAAGATTTAGTAAGGATGAGGTAGATAGCAATATATATCCATTTAATATAAAATGTTTAAGAGGTTTTGAAAAATTGAGGATAGATAGTCCTGTTACTTTTTTTTGCGGAGAAAATGGAGCTGGTAAATCTACATTGATAGAAGGCATTGCTATTGCTTTAGGATTGAATCCTGAAGGTGGTAGTGATAATATGCAATTTTCAAACTATGACGATTATTCAGATTTGTATAAGTATTTGACAATTAGTAAATTTGGAGTACCTAAGACGAAGTTTTTTTTAAGAGCGGAGTCTTTTTATAATGTTGCAACAGACATTAGCAAAAATGGAGATCTAGTGTATACGACTTATGGAGGAGAAGATTTACATTTGTGTTCACATGGAGAGTCTTTTTTAAAGCTTGTAGAGCATAGATTCTGGGATAATGGATTATACATTTTAGATGAGCCAGAATCCGCATTGTCTCCACAAAGTCAAATGACGCTACTTTGCTATATAAATGATTTGGTAAAGAGAGGATCCCAATTCATAATTGCAACTCATTCTCCGATATTATTATCTTATGAACGCGCCCAAATAATTGAAGTAAGTAAAGAGATAAAAGAAATAAAGTATGAAGATACAGAAGCCTACCAAATATATAAGTATTTTTTGAATAATCCTTCCAGAATGCAAAAAGCCTTATTCGAAGGGTAG
- a CDS encoding DNA topoisomerase 3, producing MSKKLLITEKPSVATSFAKVLGLAISKSDRTLGFCENDKYIITWCFGHLVTMVYPDGYDKRYKFWNIEDLPIIPSEYKYTVIDDDGIRKQFDTITKLFNREDVDVIYVCTDSGREGEYIYRLVYQESKCTKPALRVWISSYTDESILDGLKNAKDISDYNALSDSAYSRAKEDWLFGINFSRLYTCLYGKELSSYLHEEKSSLIAIGRVMTCVLGLVANRENEIKNFVPKTHYEVAAHFHSRTNNVDYTGKWTTKDKNTDDDMPKEIAQKLIDTLSNKIGCVQKITSKKKNELPPLLFNLAELQSEANKKFKIPVDKTLEIAQSLYEKKYITYPRTDSRVITTDIVPTLPEILNGLYKNTHFKEYVAKIKTFGTLKITSKTKRYVDNSKVSDHYAIIPTYVSPDVNRLDENTKKVYCLIVRRFLAMFYPNAIYNTIKVETLIDNELFITNSRTLDTIGWKEVYNMPSKNSKEETLSNLGALTKKEECDVTGFDLLEKQTKPPLRYTDGSLIITMEKAGKFIEDEELREQIKTCGIGTSATRAGIIKKLHNIGYIDINKKTQAVTPTKKGLAIANLVKKTAKELLDPKLTASWEKGLSMIEQSEVSKEEFDNKLKNYVIRTMNKIRET from the coding sequence TTGAGCAAAAAATTATTAATAACAGAAAAACCATCCGTCGCGACAAGTTTCGCTAAAGTTTTGGGTCTTGCTATTTCGAAAAGTGATCGCACGCTTGGCTTTTGTGAAAATGATAAATATATAATAACATGGTGCTTTGGCCATCTTGTTACAATGGTGTATCCCGATGGCTATGACAAGCGCTATAAATTTTGGAATATAGAAGATCTACCTATTATTCCATCTGAATACAAATATACTGTCATAGATGATGATGGTATACGCAAACAGTTCGACACTATCACGAAATTATTCAATCGAGAAGATGTTGACGTAATATACGTATGCACCGACAGCGGACGTGAAGGAGAATATATATATCGACTGGTGTATCAAGAGAGCAAGTGCACTAAGCCAGCTCTTCGCGTATGGATTTCTTCCTATACAGATGAATCTATTTTGGATGGTCTTAAAAACGCAAAAGACATATCAGACTACAATGCTCTTTCCGACTCTGCGTACAGTCGTGCAAAAGAAGATTGGCTATTTGGTATAAATTTTAGTAGATTATACACTTGTCTCTACGGAAAAGAACTCTCGTCTTATTTGCATGAAGAAAAAAGTTCTCTAATTGCGATAGGTCGCGTTATGACATGTGTGTTAGGTCTAGTTGCCAACAGGGAGAATGAGATAAAAAACTTTGTTCCAAAAACCCATTATGAGGTTGCTGCGCACTTTCACTCACGCACAAACAATGTAGACTATACTGGCAAATGGACCACAAAAGACAAAAATACTGATGATGATATGCCAAAAGAAATTGCACAAAAACTCATAGATACGCTATCCAACAAAATTGGGTGCGTACAAAAAATCACCTCAAAGAAAAAAAATGAGTTACCACCTTTGTTATTTAATTTGGCAGAACTTCAATCTGAAGCTAATAAAAAATTTAAGATACCGGTGGATAAAACATTAGAGATAGCTCAAAGTCTGTATGAGAAAAAATATATTACTTATCCTAGAACTGATAGTCGTGTAATAACTACAGATATTGTGCCAACATTACCTGAGATTTTAAATGGCTTATATAAAAATACACACTTTAAAGAATACGTAGCAAAAATAAAAACGTTTGGCACATTAAAAATTACTTCAAAAACAAAAAGATACGTAGACAATAGCAAAGTATCAGATCACTATGCCATAATTCCTACTTACGTATCGCCTGATGTAAATAGACTAGATGAGAATACCAAAAAAGTATATTGCCTAATTGTACGAAGATTTTTGGCTATGTTTTATCCAAACGCCATATACAACACAATCAAAGTTGAAACACTAATAGACAATGAGCTATTTATTACTAATTCCAGAACTCTAGATACTATTGGTTGGAAAGAAGTATACAATATGCCATCCAAAAATTCAAAAGAGGAAACTTTGTCTAATCTCGGTGCTCTCACCAAAAAAGAAGAATGTGACGTAACAGGGTTTGATCTTTTAGAAAAGCAAACTAAACCTCCTCTTCGATATACCGATGGATCATTGATAATAACAATGGAAAAAGCTGGTAAGTTTATTGAGGATGAAGAACTTCGTGAACAAATTAAGACATGTGGCATAGGTACATCTGCTACAAGAGCTGGCATTATAAAAAAGCTACATAATATTGGATACATCGACATAAACAAAAAAACTCAGGCTGTAACTCCAACAAAAAAAGGCCTTGCCATAGCAAATCTTGTTAAAAAAACTGCAAAAGAATTATTGGACCCAAAACTAACCGCCAGCTGGGAAAAAGGATTATCTATGATAGAACAAAGTGAAGTATCAAAAGAAGAATTCGATAACAAATTAAAAAACTACGTAATACGTACTATGAATAAAATAAGAGAAACATAA